A region from the Lentimonas sp. CC4 genome encodes:
- a CDS encoding lipopolysaccharide kinase InaA family protein, translating to MFETKKTWVSPRWERALKDAGLLDIESVTTREFDWFEEPNRRRGGWSGVTRIVLNPEAAPQDQEAVFLKIQQNHFYRAANTLFTKQLTFEREFEVLQQLDSVTNSIPEMVLFAKWRSGSDVGAILITKALDDWFPLPDWLNGWRGHVAPDEATFQKALEAIAKGAREIHQAGWVHLCFSAKHLFVRPKDDGNFETCVIDMEKCRKHLSAAHRTRKDCAHFMRHTPGLTEAHKLAFTKAYFQTDTFTDAQKRIIKKMRGGPAI from the coding sequence ATGTTTGAAACGAAAAAAACGTGGGTTTCCCCGAGATGGGAACGCGCCCTAAAAGACGCCGGCCTGCTCGACATCGAGTCGGTCACCACGCGCGAGTTCGACTGGTTCGAAGAGCCCAACCGTCGCCGTGGCGGCTGGAGCGGCGTCACCCGAATCGTGCTCAATCCTGAAGCTGCGCCGCAAGATCAAGAAGCCGTCTTCTTAAAAATCCAGCAAAACCACTTCTATCGCGCCGCCAACACCCTGTTTACCAAACAACTCACCTTTGAGCGCGAATTTGAGGTGCTCCAACAACTCGATAGCGTCACTAATTCGATCCCCGAAATGGTGCTGTTCGCCAAATGGCGCTCTGGCTCAGACGTCGGCGCAATCTTGATCACCAAAGCACTGGACGACTGGTTCCCGCTGCCAGACTGGCTCAATGGCTGGAGGGGCCATGTCGCCCCGGATGAAGCCACCTTTCAAAAAGCACTCGAAGCAATCGCCAAAGGCGCACGTGAAATCCACCAAGCTGGCTGGGTGCATCTCTGTTTCTCTGCCAAACACCTCTTTGTTCGTCCAAAAGACGACGGCAACTTCGAAACCTGCGTGATCGACATGGAAAAATGCCGCAAGCACCTGAGCGCCGCACATCGCACCCGTAAGGACTGCGCCCACTTCATGCGCCACACCCCCGGACTCACCGAAGCACACAAGCTCGCTTTTACTAAAGCCTATTTCCAAACAGACACTTTCACCGATGCCCAAAAGCGCATCATCAAAAAAATGCGCGGCGGCCCCGCGATTTGA
- a CDS encoding lipopolysaccharide kinase InaA family protein yields the protein MLPTLSNREFEALTQGAQILEQDSFGLKVLRLPDARILKLFRRKRLLSSQLWAPHAQRFDHNAKALLKRGIPTISAEKTFALPEMERTAVLYHELPGTTLRQWLREHEGEEAKTLIEQFGCFVAKLHAEGVLFRSLHFGNVLVTPEQDLALIDIVDISFRRRGLTSKQRIRNFAHIGRYAEDHALFTKTGEQTFIEAYLNAAQVNPEERAALQAAFLKSLAEQ from the coding sequence ATGCTGCCAACTCTAAGTAACCGCGAATTTGAGGCCCTGACCCAAGGCGCCCAGATACTCGAACAAGACAGCTTCGGCCTGAAAGTGCTACGCTTGCCCGATGCTCGTATCTTAAAACTGTTTCGTCGCAAACGCCTACTCTCCTCGCAACTCTGGGCACCCCACGCCCAGCGCTTTGATCACAACGCCAAGGCCTTACTCAAGCGCGGCATCCCGACTATTTCAGCCGAAAAAACCTTTGCACTCCCCGAGATGGAGCGCACCGCGGTGCTCTACCACGAGCTGCCCGGCACCACACTAAGACAATGGCTACGCGAGCACGAAGGCGAAGAGGCTAAAACGCTCATCGAGCAATTCGGCTGCTTCGTAGCAAAACTCCATGCTGAAGGTGTCCTCTTTCGTTCACTGCATTTCGGCAACGTGCTCGTCACCCCCGAGCAAGACCTCGCCTTGATCGATATTGTCGACATCAGCTTTCGCCGCCGCGGACTCACCTCGAAGCAACGGATCCGTAATTTCGCTCACATCGGGCGCTACGCCGAAGATCACGCCCTTTTTACTAAGACAGGCGAGCAGACTTTTATTGAAGCCTACCTGAATGCCGCCCAAGTTAACCCAGAAGAACGAGCAGCACTCCAAGCCGCCTTTCTCAAAAGCCTAGCGGAACAATAG